In a single window of the Manis pentadactyla isolate mManPen7 chromosome 14, mManPen7.hap1, whole genome shotgun sequence genome:
- the SDS gene encoding L-serine dehydratase/L-threonine deaminase produces MTSGKPLHVKTPVRDSMTLSKVAGTSVYLKIDSAQPSGSFKIRGIGHLCQRWAEQGCEHFVCSSAGNAGMAAAYAARKLGIPATIVVPNTTPALTIKRLKNEGAMVRVVGEMLDEAFELAKALAKNNPGWVYIPPFDDPLIWEGHTSIVKELQETLSEKPGAIALSVGGGGLLCGVVQGLQEVGWGDVPVIAMETLGAHSFHVSTIAGKLVSLPQTTSVAKALCVKTVAAQTMKLFREHPIFSEVVSDQEAVAATEKFVDDEKILVEPACGAALAAVYSHVVQKLQGEGKLRTPLSSLVVIVCGGSNISLAQLQALKEQLGMNGLPE; encoded by the exons ATGACGTCTGGAAAACCTCTGCATGTGAAGACTCCCGTCCGGGACAGCATGACCCTGTCCAAAGTGGCAGGCACCAGTGTCTACCTCAAGATAGACAGCGCCCAACCCTCAGGCTCCTTCAAGATCCGGGGCATCGGACACCTCTGCCAGAGG TGGGCTGAGCAAGGCTGTGAACATTTCGTTTGCTCCTCAG CTGGCAACGCGGGCATGGCGGCCGCCTATGCTGCCAGGAAGCTGGGCATCCCCGCCACCATCGTCGTGCCTAATACCACACCCGCCCTCACCATCAAGCGGCTTAAGAATGAGGGTGCCATGGTCAGGGTGGTTGGTGAG ATGTTGGATGAGGCCTTCGAGCTGGCCAAGGCCCTGGCAAAGAACAACCCAGGCTGGGTctacatccctccctttgacgATCCCCTCATCTG GGAAGGCCACACTTCCATCGTGAAAGAGCTTCAGGAGACGCTGAGTGAAAAGCCGGGGGCCATCGCACTGTCAGTGGGCGGCGGGGGCCTGTTGTGCGGAGTGGTCCAGGGGCTGCAAGAGGTGGGCTGGGGGGACGTGCCCGTCATCGCCATGGAGACCTTGGGAGCCCACAGCTTCCACGTTTCCACCATCGCCGGGAAACTCGTCTCCCTGCCCCAGACTACCAG tgtTGCCAAGGCCCTGTGTGTGAAGACCGTGGCGGCTCAGACCATGAAGCTGTTTCGGGAACACCCCATTTTCTCTGAAGTTGTCTCAGACCAGGAGGCTGTGGCTGCCACTGAGAAGTTTGTGG ATGATGAGAAGATCCTGGTAGAGCCTGCCTGTGGGGCAGCCCTGGCCGCCGTCTACAGCCATGTGGTTCAGAAGCTGCAGGGAGAGGGGAAGCTCCGCACCCCACTGTCCTCCCTCGTGGTCATTGTCTGCGGGGGCAGCAACATCAGCTTGGCGCAGCTGCAGGCCCTCAAGGAGCAGCTGGGCATGAACGGGCTGCCCGAGTGA
- the PLBD2 gene encoding putative phospholipase B-like 2, producing MVAPLYGSPGGRLARALTRALALALVLALLVGLFLSGLTGAIPAPEDYRGHDGQVLPTSRSRSVLLDAETGQLRLVDGRHPDAVAWANLTNAIRETGWAFLELHTNGRYSDSLQAYAAGVVEAAVSEELIYMHWMNTVVNYCGPFEYEVGYCERLKNFLEANLEWMQDEMALNKDTAYWHQVRLTLLQLKGLEDSYEGNVAFPTGRFTIKPLGFLLLQIAGDLEDLEPALNKTKTKHVVGSGSCSALIKLLPGQSDLLVAHNTWNSYQYMLRIIKKYWFQFREGPQENSPPVPGNKWVFSSYPGSLFSGDDFYILSSGLVTLETTIGNKNAALWKYVQPKGCVLEWVRNIVANRLALDGDTWADIFKRFNSGTYNNQWMIVDYKAFVPGKPSPGSRVLTILEQIPGMVVVADKTSELYQKTYWASYNIPSFETVFNASGLQGLVAQYGDWFSYDGSPRAQIFRRNQSMVNDIESMIRLMRYNDYLHDPLSLCKACSPQANAENAISARSDLNPANGSYPFQALKQRSHGGIDMKVTSMALAKALRFLASSGPTWDQVPPFQWSTSPFRTLLHMGQPDLWKFLPIEVWWD from the exons ATGGTTGCCCCGTTGTACGGCTCCCCCGGCGGCCGCCTCGCTCGGGCGCTCACGCGGGCGCTGGCGCTGGCCCTGGTGCTGGCCCTGCTGGTCGGGCTGTTTCTGAGCGGCCTGACGGGCGCGATCCCAGCCCCGGAGGACTACCGGGGGCACGACGGGCAGGTCCTACCCACCTCCCGCAGCCGCTCGGTGCTCCTGGACGCAGAGACGGGCCAGCTCCGCCTGGTGGATGGCCGCCACCCTGACGCCGTGGCCTGGGCCAACCTCACCAACGCCATCCGCGAGACCGG gtGGGCCTTTCTGGAGCTGCACACCAACGGCCGCTACAGCGACAGCCTGCAGGCCTACGCCGCGGGCGTGGTGGAGGCCGCTGTGTCCGAGGAG CTCATCTACATGCACTGGATGAACACGGTGGTAAATTACTGTGGCCCCTTCGAGTATGAAGTTGGTTACTGCGAGAGACTCAAGAACTTCCTAGAGGCCAACCTGGAGTGGATGCAGGATGAGATGGCGTTGAACAAGGACACTGCTTACTGGCACCAG GTGCGGCTGACCCTCCTGCAGCTGAAAGGCCTAGAAGACAGCTATGAAGGCAATGTGGCCTTTCCAACTGGGAGGTTCACCATCAAACCCCTGGGGTTCCT CCTGTTGCAGATTGCTGGGGACCTTGAAGACTTAGAGCCAGCCCTGAATAAGACCAAGACCAAGCATGTCGTAGGCTCTGGCTCCTGCTCTGCCCTCATCAAGCTGCTGCCTGGCCAAAGTGATCTCCTGGTTGCCCACAACACCTGGAACTCCTACCAGTACATGCTGCGCATCATCAAGAAGTACTGGTTCCAGTTCAGGGAAGGTCCCCAAG AGAACTCCCCCCCAGTTCCTGGCAACAAGTGGGTCTTCTCGTCCTACCCTGGCTCCCTTTTCTCTGGTGATGACTTCTACATCCTGAGCAGCGGGCTG GTGACATTGGAAACCACCATTGGCAACAAGAACGCGGCCCTGTGGAAGTATGTGCAGCCCAAGGGCTGTGTGCTAGAGTGGGTGCGCAACATCGTGGCCAACCGCTTGGCCTTGGACGGGGACACCTGGGCAGATATCTTCAAGAGGTTTAACAGTGGCAC GTACAACAATCAGTGGATGATCGTGGACTACAAGGCATTCGTCCCTGGCAAGCCCAGCCCGGGGAGCAGGGTGCTCACCATCCTGGAGCAGATCCC GGGCATGGTCGTGGTGGCTGATAAGACCTCCGAACTCTACCAGAAGACCTACTGGGCCAGCTACAACATACC GTCTTTTGAGACTGTGTTCAATGCCAGTGGACTGCAGGGCCTGGTGGCCCAGTATGGGGACTGGTTCTCCTACGACGGGAGCCCTCGGGCCCAGATCTTCCGGAGGAACCAGTCGATGGTGAATGACATCGAATCCATGATCCGGCTTATGAG GTACAATGACTACCTGCATGATCCCCTGTCACTGTGCAAAGCCTGCAGCCCCCAGGCCAATGCGGAGAATGCCATCTCAGCCCGTTCTGACCTCAACCCAGCCAACGGCTCCTACCCTTTCCAGGCTCTGAAGCAGCGCTCCCATGGGGGCATTGATATGAAG GTGACCAGCATGGCGCTGGCCAAGGCCTTGCGGTTCCTGGCATCCAGTGGCCCCACGTGGGACCAGGTGCCCCCGTTCCAGTGGAGTACCTCGCCCTTCAGGACCCTGCTGCACATGGGCCAGCCTGACCTCTGGAAGTTCTTACCTATTGAGGTCTGGTGGGACTGA